In Streptomyces sp. SN-593, a single genomic region encodes these proteins:
- a CDS encoding GNAT family N-acetyltransferase, whose amino-acid sequence MTATGTQQISVRPAGAADAAAIARVHITSREAAMPWLPPRRRTDAEVERWVREVVLDEADVWVAVDPGGAVLGYAAVEGEWLEHLYLLPGARRRGIGSLLLARAKTHRPDRLDLHVFQRNTDARAFYARHGFTEVDRSDGSRNMEREPDMTLRWNPVTNGTPTDG is encoded by the coding sequence GTGACAGCAACCGGTACACAGCAGATCTCCGTACGTCCCGCCGGGGCGGCCGACGCGGCCGCCATCGCGCGGGTGCACATCACCTCGCGGGAGGCCGCGATGCCGTGGCTGCCGCCGCGCCGGCGCACCGACGCGGAGGTGGAGCGCTGGGTGCGCGAGGTGGTGCTCGACGAGGCGGACGTCTGGGTCGCGGTGGACCCCGGCGGCGCCGTGCTGGGGTACGCCGCGGTGGAGGGGGAGTGGCTGGAGCACCTGTACCTGCTCCCCGGCGCGCGGCGGCGCGGCATCGGCTCGCTGCTGCTCGCGCGGGCGAAGACCCACCGGCCGGACCGGCTGGACCTGCACGTCTTCCAGCGCAACACCGACGCCCGGGCGTTCTACGCGCGCCACGGCTTCACGGAGGTGGACCGCAGTGACGGTTCGCGGAACATGGAGCGGGAACCGGACATGACGCTGCGCTGGAACCCGGTGACCAACGGCACACCTACTGACGGGTAA